The following DNA comes from Sphingorhabdus sp. M41.
AAGGCGCTGCAATCCTTTGGTGATCGTGAACGACGATTTGGTGGACGCTGAACATGGCTGAACCAGCTGCTCCGGCGCCTAAAAAAGCCAATGAACTGCAAACTCGTGTCATTGTTGGTGTTCTCCTGATTGGGGCGGCTTTGCTGGCGGGTTATTTTGGTGGCATGTATCTCTGGTTGCTTGCCGTGCTGATGTCGCTTGGCATCATGAGTGAGTGGGCAGGGCTCACGGGCCGTCGCGAGAAGCGACTGCTCGCAATGTATGCGCTGTCCGTGCCCCTGGCGATCATGTCTCCATGGGCTGCGGGGGCATCTTTTCTGGCGCTCGGCCTGATCCTGGGGGCTGCGATGTTTGTCGCGGTATTTGATCGTTCGACCAGGCTCGCTGCCGGCGTGATCTATGCTGGCCTTCCGGCTCTTGCGATTCTCTATCTGCGCGAGATTGATAACGGGATTCTAATCATGCTGTGGACGCTCGCGCTGGTCTGGGCCACGGATATAGGTGCCTATTTTTCAGGTCGTGCGATCGGCGGACCCAAATTGGCGCCGCAATATAGTCCGAACAAGACCTGGGCAGGCTTGATCGGTGGTGTCGTCCTGACTGCGGCTTTGAGCTTCGTGCTGCATATCTATTGGGAGCTTCCCTTCTATCTGGTTTTGCTCAGCCTCCCGCTTGCGGTCCTGGCACAAATGGGTGACCTGTTCGAAAGCGGGCTCAAGCGAAAGGCGGGCGCCAAGGATAGCGGG
Coding sequences within:
- a CDS encoding phosphatidate cytidylyltransferase; its protein translation is MAEPAAPAPKKANELQTRVIVGVLLIGAALLAGYFGGMYLWLLAVLMSLGIMSEWAGLTGRREKRLLAMYALSVPLAIMSPWAAGASFLALGLILGAAMFVAVFDRSTRLAAGVIYAGLPALAILYLREIDNGILIMLWTLALVWATDIGAYFSGRAIGGPKLAPQYSPNKTWAGLIGGVVLTAALSFVLHIYWELPFYLVLLSLPLAVLAQMGDLFESGLKRKAGAKDSGTIFPGHGGVMDRLDGLIPVAPVVALIMLVENWPTGS